The following are encoded together in the Lepidochelys kempii isolate rLepKem1 chromosome 7, rLepKem1.hap2, whole genome shotgun sequence genome:
- the GDF2 gene encoding growth/differentiation factor 2: protein MHYFGVMAALSVFNIITCLARGKPLEAWGKLSAMENSDKSFGDPGEVEGETHFNFKTFLENMKADFLRSLNLSGVPSQERSREEPPQFMIDLYNRYAKDKSSIPASNIVRSFSTEDVVSLASLEENPFQKHILLFNVSIPRHEDVTRAELRIHISCNRDIGPLSRLEGNMVIYDVLDGDLWENPEGTNSFLASQDIQECGWEMFEVSSAVKRWVRADKSKTKNKLEVVVERKTLGDFACGKLDISVMPDTKNLPLLIVFSNDRSNGTKETRVELREMIVHEQESVLKKLAKNSTLPEEEEEAEEKSLSVTGLHQPSSRSKRSTGTNHCRRTSLRVNFKDIGWDSWIIAPKDYDAFECKGGCFFPLTDNVTPTKHAIVQTLVHLKNPKKAAKACCVPTKLDSISILYTDDAGVPTLKYNYEGMKVAECGCR, encoded by the exons ATGCACTATTTTGGGGTGATGGCTGCATTGTCTGTTTTCAACATCATCACTTGTTTGGCAAGAGGCAAGCCCTTGGAAGCCTGGGGCAAATTATCAGCTATGGAGAACTCTGATAAATCCTTTGGTGATCCTGGAGAGGTGGAGGGTGAGACCCATTTCAACTTTAAAACCTTCCTGGAAAACATGAAAGCGGATTTCCTGAGGAGTTTGAACTTATCGGGCGTCCCTTCGCAAGAGAGGTCTAGAGAGGAGCCACCACAATTCATGATTGACCTGTACAACAGATATGCCAAGGACAAGTCTTCCATCCCTGCATCCAATATTGTGCGGAGCTTTAGTACTGAAG ATGTTGTTTCTCTGGCTTCCCTGGAAGAAAACCCATTTCAGAAACACATCTTGCTCTTCAACGTCTCTATCCCACGGCACGAAGACGTCACCAGGGCTGAGCTGAGAATCCACATATCCTGTAATAGGGACATTGGGCCTCTCTCTAGACTGGAAGGCAACATGGTAATTTATGATGTTCTGGATGGAGACCTCTGGGAAAATCCAGAAGGCACCAACTCATTCCTTGCCTCCCAAGATATCCAGGAATGTGGATGGGAAATGTTTGAGGTGTCCAGTGCTGTGAAAAGATGGGTCAGGGCAGACAAATCAAAGACTAAAAACAAGCTTGAGGTTGTTGTTGAGAGGAAAACCCTGGGTGACTTCGCTTGTGGGAAGCTGGACATCAGTGTTATGCCCGACACTAAAAATCTGCCCTTGTTAATAGTGTTCTCCAATGACCGAAGCAATGGGACCAAGGAGACCAGAGTGGAGCTCCGGGAGATGATTGTTCATGAGCAGGAGAGCGTGCTAAAGAAGTTAGCAAAGAACAGCACTTTGCCcgaagaggaagaggaggcagaggagaaatCCTTATCCGTCACTGGACTCCACCAGCCTTCATCGAGAAGCAAGAGAAGCACTGGTACCAACCACTGCCGGAGAACCTCCCTCCGTGTGAACTTCAAAGACATCGGCTGGGATTCCTGGATCATTGCGCCCAAAGATTATGATGCATTTGAATGCAAAGGGGGATGCTTTTTTCCTCTGACAGACAACGTGACCCCGACGAAACATGCTATCGTCCAAACTTTAGTGCACCTCAAAAACCCCAAGAAAGCTGCCAAGGCCTGTTGTGTTCCTACCAAACTGGATTCGATTTCCATCCTCTACACTGATGATGCTGGGGTACCCACTTTGAAATATAATTACGAGGGGATGAAAGTAGCAGAATGTGGGTGCAGGTAG